A genomic region of Marinobacter sp. NP-4(2019) contains the following coding sequences:
- a CDS encoding RHS repeat-associated core domain-containing protein: MGRRSTAWAICAVFAVTSLFSLVTHGAQPNESPNIDFLDALWLAESHHVTKVAIEDGEVLFQLPDSHHMQAHAVDPHRGVLWGYVRGELRAYGFDGQLLRSVEVSKSVLNYLSFLHLEKLLPGITRKGSDTWLLGCSTAEAELAIDPVDGAVWLGVGKCLLRITENGNIEQAVQLARPVRSLAMDTDNQLLWVATHNALKVYDPSGNQTMEVLSGRGTSLTDIAYESHTGEIWVANRQSVQRYTPQGKKTFEVSIQPNIRMLAPDGQGGAWLAGPRKLYRMDVSGSVLFELTPFHRRGTIVDLAADPADGSAWVAGKDTTFHIGNDGLVEREYTGAGHWSPVRAIALYRDTIPPELMIEAPEEGAYLGASRPGLEFSYSDVGIGVDPATLVIEGYGRELDASCETSDGVAVCTPGQALDEGPVSIKATIEDFAGNVSEPDEVTFTVDTIPPEIEVINPADGTHTNVAEATIRGVVSEPSTLTLNDLDVTLDVGNGFEESVSLLEGTNTFTLIARDWAGNIGQVSVNLILDTVAPEAVGVGAINIGQSNNDQIELSAEPGSAEPGATVRITNLRTGETVTARVNADGSFSVMVPGQAGDAFEIQVIDAAGNTSDTTNVKADGGSNDPEQNAPELDPAVATPLHAATEFLYTGSNPVQKGVEPDTIEPRRVAVLRGKVLDRSNQPLDGVRITVNHHDEYGETFTRDNGMFDMAVNGGGYVTVTYEKEGYLPVQRKIQAPWQKYAWADDVVMITLDTNSTDVSFGGSNTYQVARGSVSDDEAGQRQATLLFPPDITADIVLPDGSRTPLTSGTVRATEYTVGENGFEAMPGELPPSTAYTYAVELSVDEAVAVGAERIDFNQPISTYVDNFLDFPTGEIVPAGYYDRNAAVWKAGDNGRVIEILRIEGGRAVLDVMGNGEAATQAELDTLGIDEAELQQLAGLYPAGKSLWRTPISHFTPWDFNWPYGPPEDAEQPDVDEPEKADKDEPKSSGEECEKKGCVISAQRQTLGENIPVTGTPFELVYRSDRTQGYKGNVARIDLSGENVSASLASIRLDIKVAGQRLSRTFSAAPNQQYTFEWDGMDGYGRKVHGAREAEVAISYLYPCVYYASSTEFDRAWAQVDNTGRAIGTRDNCRSMALSQIKVVSMTSPHKVRPDSAGAWSLNIHHAFDANVNSLHLGSGGRRALATPIIDTVAGNGRRGFAGDGGPATAARLNYPSDVAVDAEGNLYFADFRNHRIRRMSPEGTINTVAGTGDAGFSGDGGPATDARLNYPSGVAVDAEGNLYIADAYNSRIRRISPDGTITTVAGTGDEGFSGDGGAATAALLNDPRGVTLDAAGNLYIADTRNHRIRRVSPDGTISTVAGNGKWGFSGDGGPATAARLVYPQGVAVDAAGNLYIADAGNHRIRRVSPDGTISTVAGSDTGVTGAFGGFSGDGGPATAAELNSPDGVAVGAAGNLYISDTGNHRIRRVSPDGIISTVAGIGKWGSSGDGGPATAARVVYPQGVAVDPAGNLYIADYYNHRIRRVAGYSLQSGARDDAVVVPSADGTQLYHFDATGRHHRTSDAVTGATLSTFDYDTDGLLSTVTDGDGNVTTFERNASGQATAIIAPDGQRTELTVDGNGHLVAAKNPAGERWSMGYTADGLLTRFEDPNGHANAFSYDGNGRLIRDEAPNGGGWNIGRTALDDGYRTDMTSGEGRVSRFTVRRDATDQRTYLDQAPDGTVTERTYTDSVNTVTRPDGTRVVSEEAPDPRFGMLAPFTKERRIDTPNGLALRQTTQRTASLDHPLDPLSHTALTETVTVNGRTQNAAYDVATRTWSTTSAAGRIGTVQLNAQGRPTLSQFGSLAAASYGYDARGRLSTLSAGEGTEQRTTEFSYDALGNLASIIDDLQRTTQFDYDLAGRVTRQTLPDGREIEYSYDPVGNLVAILPPGRDAHVFAYNEADLEAGYSPPSPEGAETITAYSYNLDKQLTRIERPDGKTVRFAYDSGGRLSSLEIPIGIYSYNYQTTTGQLQTLTSPSGDTLSYTYDGFLPLTESWTGEVSGTVSRTYDNNFRVRQLTVNGSAIALDYDADGLLTEAGAMALERQADNGLLAGTTLGNVTTTMAYNTFGEPVSEQAQYSGDVSYAVDYQRDILGRITEKQEILEGVTTVYGYSYDIAGRLVQVTQNGDVSDTYTYDVNGNRLSHNGKTGTYDAQDRLLTYGGASYTYTKNGELTSRTESGATRAYDYDVLGNLRQVQLPGDLTIGYVIDGQNRRIGKKVNGELVQGFLYQDQLNPVAELDGAGNVTARFVYADKPHVPAYMIKDGETYRILTDHLGSPRLAVNTADGTVAQRMAYDAFGNVIEDTNPGFQPFGFAGGLYDQHTGLVRFGARDYDPETGRWTSKDPIRFEGGDTNLYGYVLTDPINFIDPTGLAPGWVGPTAAVVGTVGGGLVTAGVVTGNPVVGGVGLGLAGIAGALSIWDWATTPIEQIDKIKNSEEMDKVEDSIQKLKDFNGESCE, encoded by the coding sequence ATGGGGCGCCGTAGTACCGCGTGGGCCATTTGTGCCGTTTTTGCCGTAACCTCTCTTTTCAGCCTCGTAACCCATGGGGCCCAACCTAACGAAAGTCCCAATATTGATTTCCTTGACGCCCTTTGGTTGGCAGAGTCTCATCACGTTACCAAGGTGGCGATCGAGGACGGCGAGGTGCTTTTCCAGCTTCCCGATAGCCACCACATGCAAGCGCATGCCGTGGACCCGCACCGTGGCGTTCTTTGGGGATACGTTCGCGGGGAACTCCGGGCGTATGGATTTGACGGGCAATTGCTGCGCAGCGTCGAGGTGAGCAAGTCAGTTCTTAACTACCTGTCCTTCCTGCACCTGGAGAAACTGCTGCCGGGAATTACTAGAAAGGGAAGCGACACATGGTTACTTGGTTGCTCTACGGCCGAGGCCGAGTTGGCAATAGATCCGGTAGATGGCGCGGTCTGGTTGGGTGTGGGCAAATGCCTGCTACGTATTACTGAAAACGGCAACATTGAGCAGGCCGTACAGTTGGCAAGGCCAGTACGGTCGCTTGCTATGGATACCGACAACCAGCTTCTCTGGGTCGCTACCCATAATGCTCTGAAGGTTTATGACCCTTCGGGTAATCAAACTATGGAAGTGCTTTCCGGGCGCGGGACGAGCCTTACGGATATCGCTTACGAAAGTCATACTGGTGAAATCTGGGTAGCCAATCGCCAAAGCGTTCAACGCTATACCCCCCAGGGCAAAAAGACGTTTGAGGTGTCAATACAGCCTAATATTCGTATGCTGGCGCCAGACGGGCAGGGCGGCGCCTGGCTGGCGGGGCCAAGAAAACTCTATCGGATGGATGTCTCCGGCTCCGTGTTGTTCGAGCTAACTCCATTTCATCGCCGTGGCACTATCGTGGACCTGGCTGCGGATCCAGCGGATGGTTCGGCTTGGGTTGCTGGTAAAGATACCACGTTCCATATTGGCAACGATGGCCTGGTGGAGCGCGAATACACAGGGGCTGGTCATTGGTCGCCTGTTCGCGCCATTGCTCTGTACCGGGATACGATTCCACCGGAATTGATGATCGAGGCTCCTGAAGAAGGCGCCTACTTAGGCGCAAGCCGTCCCGGCCTGGAGTTCAGTTACAGTGACGTTGGAATTGGGGTTGATCCCGCAACCCTGGTGATAGAAGGATACGGACGAGAGCTGGATGCCAGCTGTGAAACCTCGGATGGAGTGGCGGTGTGCACCCCCGGGCAGGCCCTCGATGAAGGCCCCGTTAGTATTAAAGCCACCATAGAGGACTTTGCCGGTAACGTCTCTGAACCGGACGAAGTTACCTTTACGGTTGATACCATTCCGCCGGAAATCGAGGTTATCAACCCCGCCGATGGCACCCACACCAACGTGGCCGAGGCAACTATACGTGGCGTGGTTAGCGAGCCGAGTACCCTGACTCTAAATGATCTGGATGTGACGCTCGATGTCGGCAACGGGTTCGAAGAGAGCGTCAGCCTGCTGGAAGGAACCAACACCTTCACCCTGATTGCCCGTGATTGGGCAGGCAATATCGGTCAGGTAAGCGTTAATCTCATACTGGACACGGTGGCGCCCGAAGCGGTGGGTGTCGGTGCCATCAATATCGGCCAGTCCAACAACGACCAGATTGAACTCTCGGCAGAGCCCGGTAGCGCCGAGCCGGGAGCAACAGTCCGCATTACCAACTTGCGCACGGGTGAGACTGTCACGGCGCGGGTGAACGCAGATGGCAGCTTCTCGGTCATGGTCCCGGGCCAGGCTGGGGATGCATTCGAAATTCAGGTCATTGATGCCGCTGGAAATACCAGTGACACTACCAACGTAAAGGCGGATGGTGGCTCCAACGACCCGGAGCAAAACGCACCGGAGCTTGACCCGGCGGTCGCAACCCCGCTCCACGCGGCAACGGAATTTCTCTATACCGGCAGTAACCCGGTACAAAAGGGTGTGGAACCAGATACGATCGAGCCCCGAAGGGTAGCCGTACTGCGTGGTAAGGTGCTGGACCGCAGTAACCAGCCACTGGACGGCGTACGCATTACCGTTAACCATCACGACGAATACGGAGAGACCTTCACCCGTGATAATGGCATGTTTGACATGGCGGTGAATGGTGGTGGCTACGTCACTGTGACCTATGAAAAGGAAGGTTACCTTCCGGTACAGCGCAAGATTCAAGCCCCTTGGCAGAAGTACGCCTGGGCGGATGATGTGGTGATGATTACCTTGGATACCAACTCCACTGACGTCAGCTTCGGCGGCTCCAACACCTATCAGGTGGCTCGTGGCAGCGTCTCGGACGACGAGGCCGGGCAACGTCAGGCCACCCTGCTGTTTCCTCCCGACATAACCGCCGACATCGTCCTTCCCGACGGCAGTCGTACGCCGTTGACCTCGGGCACTGTCCGAGCCACCGAATACACTGTTGGCGAGAACGGCTTCGAGGCGATGCCGGGCGAGCTGCCCCCCAGCACCGCATACACCTATGCGGTGGAACTCAGTGTTGACGAGGCCGTGGCAGTCGGTGCTGAACGAATAGACTTCAATCAGCCTATCTCGACTTATGTCGACAACTTCCTCGACTTCCCCACTGGCGAGATCGTCCCCGCTGGCTACTACGATCGCAACGCTGCAGTCTGGAAGGCGGGCGACAATGGCCGGGTCATCGAGATCCTGCGCATTGAAGGTGGTCGGGCAGTACTCGATGTCATGGGGAATGGCGAAGCGGCTACTCAGGCCGAACTCGATACCCTCGGCATTGACGAGGCCGAACTGCAACAACTCGCGGGTTTGTACCCCGCTGGAAAGAGCCTATGGCGCACTCCGATTTCCCATTTCACTCCGTGGGACTTCAACTGGCCGTATGGGCCGCCGGAAGATGCGGAGCAGCCCGACGTGGATGAACCGGAGAAAGCAGATAAAGATGAGCCGAAGAGCTCGGGTGAGGAGTGCGAGAAAAAGGGGTGTGTTATCAGTGCACAGCGCCAGACCCTGGGTGAGAACATTCCTGTAACCGGAACCCCGTTTGAGTTGGTTTATCGCAGTGACCGAACCCAGGGTTACAAGGGGAATGTCGCGCGGATTGACCTAAGTGGTGAGAATGTGTCCGCCAGCCTGGCAAGCATCCGGCTTGATATCAAGGTTGCTGGCCAGCGCCTCTCCCGGACGTTCAGTGCTGCGCCCAATCAGCAATACACCTTCGAGTGGGATGGCATGGATGGTTATGGCCGCAAGGTCCATGGTGCACGGGAGGCGGAGGTTGCAATCAGTTACCTGTACCCTTGTGTTTACTATGCATCAAGCACAGAGTTTGATCGCGCTTGGGCGCAGGTTGACAACACGGGGCGTGCGATCGGCACACGCGACAACTGCCGTTCCATGGCCTTAAGCCAGATAAAGGTTGTGTCTATGACCTCTCCACACAAGGTAAGGCCTGATAGCGCCGGCGCCTGGTCCCTGAACATCCATCACGCTTTTGATGCGAATGTTAACAGTCTTCATCTCGGAAGCGGCGGACGACGCGCTCTAGCCACCCCCATAATCGATACGGTTGCAGGCAACGGGAGGCGTGGCTTTGCCGGCGATGGTGGTCCGGCCACCGCCGCCCGGCTGAATTATCCGAGTGATGTGGCGGTGGATGCTGAAGGCAACCTGTACTTCGCAGACTTTCGTAATCACCGTATTCGCCGGATGAGCCCGGAAGGGACCATCAACACCGTGGCCGGGACCGGGGACGCGGGTTTTTCCGGTGATGGCGGTCCGGCCACCGACGCCCGGCTGAATTATCCGAGTGGTGTGGCGGTGGATGCTGAAGGCAACCTGTACATCGCAGACGCTTATAATAGCCGCATTCGCCGGATAAGCCCGGACGGGACCATCACCACCGTGGCCGGGACCGGTGACGAGGGCTTTTCCGGTGATGGCGGCGCGGCTACCGCCGCCCTGCTGAACGATCCGCGTGGCGTAACGCTGGATGCCGCCGGCAACCTGTACATCGCGGACACTCGTAATCACCGCATCCGTCGGGTGAGCCCAGACGGGACCATCAGTACCGTGGCCGGCAACGGGAAATGGGGCTTTTCCGGCGATGGCGGTCCGGCCACCGCCGCCCGGCTGGTCTATCCGCAGGGCGTGGCGGTAGATGCCGCAGGTAACCTGTACATCGCAGACGCTGGCAATCACCGCATTCGCCGGGTGAGCCCGGATGGAACCATTAGCACTGTGGCCGGGTCTGATACAGGGGTTACAGGGGCCTTCGGAGGCTTTTCCGGTGATGGTGGTCCGGCCACAGCCGCCGAGCTGAACTCTCCGGATGGTGTTGCGGTAGGTGCAGCGGGCAACCTGTACATCTCAGACACTGGTAATCACCGCATTCGTCGAGTGAGCCCGGACGGGATCATAAGTACCGTGGCCGGCATCGGGAAATGGGGTTCTTCCGGCGATGGCGGTCCAGCTACAGCCGCCCGGGTGGTCTATCCGCAGGGTGTGGCGGTGGATCCCGCAGGCAACCTGTACATCGCAGACTATTATAATCACCGCATCCGCCGGGTGGCAGGCTATTCTCTTCAATCTGGAGCCAGGGACGATGCAGTCGTTGTGCCATCCGCAGACGGCACTCAGCTCTACCACTTCGACGCGACCGGCCGCCACCATCGCACCTCGGATGCCGTTACTGGCGCCACCCTCTCCACCTTCGACTACGACACGGATGGTCTCCTGAGCACGGTCACTGACGGTGATGGCAATGTGACAACCTTCGAACGCAACGCCTCCGGCCAAGCCACCGCGATCATCGCCCCGGATGGCCAGCGCACCGAGTTGACCGTCGACGGTAACGGCCATCTCGTTGCGGCGAAAAATCCCGCCGGAGAGCGCTGGTCCATGGGCTATACCGCTGACGGCTTGCTCACCCGTTTCGAAGACCCCAACGGCCATGCCAACGCCTTCAGCTACGACGGCAACGGCCGGCTGATCCGCGACGAAGCCCCTAACGGCGGTGGCTGGAACATCGGCCGCACCGCCCTGGACGATGGCTACCGCACCGACATGACTAGCGGCGAGGGGCGAGTCTCCCGCTTCACCGTGCGCCGTGATGCCACGGACCAGCGGACCTATCTGGACCAGGCGCCCGACGGCACAGTGACGGAGCGCACCTACACCGATAGCGTGAATACGGTCACTCGCCCCGACGGCACCCGGGTTGTAAGCGAAGAGGCTCCCGATCCCCGCTTCGGAATGTTGGCACCCTTTACGAAAGAGCGGCGCATCGACACACCAAACGGCCTGGCGTTGCGACAGACAACCCAACGCACCGCCTCTCTGGATCACCCACTTGATCCGCTGAGCCATACAGCGTTGACGGAGACGGTCACCGTGAATGGCCGCACACAAAACGCAGCCTATGACGTCGCCACCCGTACCTGGAGTACGACCAGTGCGGCAGGCCGTATCGGCACCGTTCAACTGAATGCGCAGGGCCGGCCAACCCTGAGTCAATTCGGAAGCCTCGCTGCCGCCAGTTACGGTTACGATGCCAGAGGCCGCCTGAGCACCCTCAGCGCCGGCGAAGGCACCGAACAGCGTACCACCGAGTTTAGTTACGATGCCCTTGGCAACCTCGCAAGCATCATCGACGACCTGCAGCGTACAACCCAATTCGACTACGACCTGGCCGGCCGTGTGACCCGTCAAACCCTGCCTGACGGCCGGGAAATCGAATACAGCTACGATCCTGTCGGCAACCTGGTGGCCATCCTGCCACCGGGACGCGACGCACACGTGTTTGCCTACAATGAGGCCGACCTGGAAGCGGGCTACAGCCCGCCTAGCCCGGAGGGTGCGGAGACCATTACGGCGTATTCCTACAACCTGGATAAGCAACTCACCCGGATCGAACGACCCGATGGGAAAACGGTGCGGTTTGCTTACGATTCCGGTGGCCGTTTAAGTTCCCTGGAGATTCCAATAGGCATCTATAGCTATAACTACCAGACAACTACAGGGCAATTGCAGACCCTGACGTCACCGAGTGGCGATACATTGTCCTATACCTACGACGGCTTCCTGCCCCTGACTGAAAGCTGGACCGGAGAGGTGTCCGGCACCGTAAGCCGCACTTACGACAACAACTTCCGGGTTAGGCAGCTCACCGTCAACGGGAGTGCCATAGCCCTGGACTACGACGCCGACGGCCTGCTGACCGAAGCTGGCGCCATGGCCCTGGAACGCCAGGCTGACAACGGCCTGCTGGCGGGCACCACCCTGGGCAACGTCACCACAACCATGGCCTACAACACCTTTGGCGAGCCTGTCAGCGAACAGGCGCAGTACAGCGGCGATGTTTCCTATGCGGTGGACTACCAGCGCGACATCCTGGGCCGGATCACCGAGAAGCAGGAAATCCTGGAAGGTGTCACCACCGTCTATGGCTATAGCTACGACATCGCCGGCCGACTCGTCCAGGTTACCCAGAATGGCGACGTCAGCGACACCTACACCTACGACGTCAACGGCAACCGCCTCAGCCACAACGGCAAGACCGGCACCTACGATGCCCAGGACCGGCTGCTGACATACGGCGGGGCCAGCTACACCTACACCAAAAATGGTGAACTGACTTCCAGGACGGAGAGCGGCGCAACCAGGGCCTACGACTATGACGTCCTGGGCAACCTGCGCCAAGTACAACTTCCCGGTGACCTCACCATCGGCTATGTGATTGACGGCCAAAACCGCCGCATCGGCAAAAAGGTGAATGGCGAATTGGTGCAGGGATTTCTGTATCAAGACCAGTTGAACCCAGTAGCCGAACTGGATGGCGCCGGTAATGTCACGGCCCGCTTCGTGTACGCGGACAAACCCCACGTCCCTGCCTACATGATCAAGGATGGCGAAACCTACCGCATCCTCACCGACCACCTGGGCAGCCCCCGCCTGGCGGTGAACACCGCCGACGGCACCGTGGCGCAGCGGATGGCCTACGACGCCTTCGGCAACGTCATCGAAGACACCAACCCCGGTTTCCAGCCATTTGGTTTTGCCGGGGGGCTTTATGACCAGCACACTGGTCTGGTGCGCTTCGGCGCGCGGGACTATGATCCGGAGACGGGGCGTTGGACGAGCAAGGACCCGATTCGGTTTGAGGGTGGGGATACTAATCTCTATGGGTATGTGTTAACTGATCCTATAAACTTCATTGACCCAACTGGATTGGCTCCTGGTTGGGTTGGGCCTACAGCAGCCGTTGTAGGTACTGTAGGCGGAGGGTTAGTTACTGCAGGTGTTGTTACCGGAAATCCCGTTGTTGGTGGAGTAGGGCTCGGGCTTGCTGGTATTGCAGGAGCGCTTTCGATTTGGGATTGGGCTACTACTCCTATAGAGCAGATCGATAAAATTAAAAACAGTGAAGAAATGGATAAAGTTGAAGATAGCATTCAGAAACTGAAAGATTTTAATGGTGAATCTTGCGAGTAA
- a CDS encoding formate dehydrogenase subunit delta, with product MTKESTAHLVKMINQIAANCPCQDDPAAVTQATTNHIHKFWAHSMKEDIVAYLESGGEGLSPAAVEAIRALESSLKHIL from the coding sequence ATGACTAAGGAATCCACCGCCCACCTGGTGAAGATGATCAACCAGATCGCTGCCAATTGCCCCTGTCAGGACGATCCGGCGGCGGTCACCCAGGCAACCACCAACCATATCCACAAATTCTGGGCCCATTCCATGAAGGAGGACATTGTTGCCTATCTGGAGTCCGGTGGCGAAGGCCTGAGCCCTGCGGCCGTGGAGGCCATCAGGGCCCTGGAATCCAGCCTCAAGCACATTCTTTAG